Below is a window of Tolypothrix bouteillei VB521301 DNA.
TCATTTGTCACTGGTCATTGGTCGTTGATTCCCGACGGCGCAATGTCATCACACCCGCCGCCGACGCTGCTAACAATGCCATTGCAGTTGCAGGTTCGGGTACGGATTCGATGTTATCTTTACCAACATCAACAACGAACACAACGTCATTGAAATCGCGATCGGAAGAAATGCCTTCTGGTCCGGGTAAATCTTCAAAGCCTATTAATAAGTAATCATCGATTTCATAAGCAACTAAATGCTCTAATAAATCTGGATTTTTTGTTGGGTCTGCACCGTAAACAGGTCCATCAGGATTGTTAAACCCATCTGTTTTCATAAAGAAGTTGAGTTGCGATCCACCTGCTACTTTACCAAGCTCAACATAATCTCCAATATCTAAAGTCCCTGGGTTTTCGCCAAGCTGACACGCTGAATTCGCTGCTTGAGAAATGTCACAGGATACATCATTAAAAAGCAAACCTTTCTGAGAATTATTGCCTTTTACAGCTTCATAAGCTAGCTGGTTTTTATAGGTAGCACCTTCATTGAGAAACCAAATACGAACATTACTTTCGTTTTTCAAGCGAAGTTTTGTAGGGTCTAGTTTGGTTAATTTATCTTCTGGAATCGCAAGAGATTCTGGCTGTACGTACTTTTGATACTCAGAAATCAGAGTTTGAAATCCTGAAGTATCAGTTGACTTATCTTGTACCTCATAAGTTTTTGTCCAGTCACCCCAGGTAAACGTACTAGCACTTGCAGGAGCGACAGTAGAAAATACACCAGCGACTGTAGCGGCGGCGGCTATAAGTTTCTTTAGCTGATTTTTATTTATCATAAAACTCCTTTATAATTTCTTTTCAATTAAGTTAAATAATTGTAAATCTAAGCTTTTGAGCTACTGATTTCTACGTAATGTTTAAGCGTTACTCATTATTATTACGCCCGTGATTTTCTACGTCTACACTTAAATTTCATCTTCGCTAACTCTTTATCCCTAGGGTTTTTACTGAAAAAATTATGTAAAATTAGTGTAGTTTTCCGAAATCAAAACTGTCTCAAGTGAAGTCATGGGAAATTTCGCTCGAAGTAGATAATCGGGCAACAGGTATGAGGTATAGTTAAGATATGATTTGTTGCTCCATATCCCTTCTTACAATTCAAAACCCCAACTTCTTTGAGAAGTTGGGGTTCTTGCTCTTTGCGCCTATGAGAACAAATGCACTCAAGTCTTAGAAATATGCGATCGGGCTTGAGCCCTACTTGTATTCGTTCATATATATTCCTTGTTAACTGCCAAAATGGCACTAAGAGAATTACAGGTTTTTCCTCTAAATAAATATATTTCTGACGCAATCTTTCCCTATTCGCACCCTACAAATTAGCCACAGGTCGGACGCCAGTAGAGGTCATTCACTCCACCATGGAAAAAGCTTGCGCCCAAGCAGTTTCTAAAAAAGATCTTCAAATCGAAACTCAAAAATATCAGGATAAGCAATCCAAAAAGAGCTAACACTCTGGGAATACGCAGATCGTGGTACAAAAGATTCACCTCCCAGAATCTCTGAGAAAGCGGGCTTAATTATGGAACAACTTAGCGAACAAAATAACGAGCCCTAATGTTTTGTTATCGAAGAGGCGGTTTTATTATTATTAGAGGAATTTCAGCAGATGATTCTCGCTGTGGCTTAGGTTTATTTAAGTCTGACTTCAACATATGACCACCCAAGATAAGGTTTTTTCTGCTTGGTGGTGTATGTGATTAGACGCACCCCTATTTAAATAAAATTTTTTAATGGTTACTGGTTACTGTTAATGCGGCGACGACTAATTTTGAGCAATCCCACGACTCCCACGCCCAAAATAGCAAGAGCACTGGTAGGTTCTGGTATGTAAGCTTTACCATCTAAATTATTTTTGCCTATATCAACGACAAACACCACGTCGTTAAAATCGCGATCGCTTGCAATAGTCCCATTTCCTCCCTCTAGAGAACCCTCGGGTCCAAACAGATCCTCAAATCCCACTAAAAGGTAATCGTTATACTGATAAGCAACTATATGATCCAGACCGTCTGGATTTTGGGTAGCATCCTCACCGTAAATATTTTTGACGTTTGTGGCTGGATTTGTACCACCTGTGTCTTGAGGATTAGCTCCATTTGCTCTTAACCAAAAATTCAGTTGCGAACCGCCACTGATTGTTCCCAAATCAACATAATCACCAACATTTAAAGTTCCATTACTCTCAGGCTTTTCGCAGTTGTTGTTGTTTCCACTAATACATGAAACATCTTGAAAAATCAAATTTGCTTGATAATTTGAACCTTGAATAGTTTCGTAAGCCAATTGGTTGCGATAAAAACCCCCTTCGTTCAGGAACCAAACACGAACACCACTGTCCGATTTGAGTTGTAACCTGGAAGGGTCTAGCCTTCTGACTTGATTTTCAGGAATCGCGATTCCTTCTGGTTGCACAAATTGCTGAAGTTGCGGAATTAGCGTTTGAAAGCCCGATACGTCAGTTGTTCTTGATTGAACTGGATTTGCAACCAAATTATTCCATTCCGAAGTATTGGTTAATGAAGCTGCATTGACAGGTGCTACTACAGACGAAAAGATAGTACCTACAGTAGCTATAGCAGAAAAAACCTCTGTTAAGCGATTGTTTTTCATGGAAACCCTTTTATGTTTTGTAACAAGGCTACAAAATTGTTCACTTAAACGGAGCGCTAACTCTCACTCCAGTATCCTACGTTAATTAATCACTTTGATTTCAGTATCTATAGAAAGTATCAAGTATGAAGGATAAAGGATAAAATGTGTCATGAAAATCTGAAATTGGCTCCTTAAATACATCTAAGTGGAGTTTACTTCATACTTTATCCGTTATACTGCATACTTTATCCTTACTTAACATGGACTTTTCTGCTACTTCTAATATTCAACTGCTTGTCTTAGATGTTGATGGCACGATCGCAGGAAAATCTAATACAATCAGTGCAAAAGTCAAGCAGGCAATTTTTGCAGTTCAAGCACGGGGAATTCAAGTAGCGATCGCAACAGGGCGTATGTATCGTTCGGCTTTGCGATTTCATCAAGAAATTCGTTCTAACCTACCTTTAATAGCTTATCAAGGAGCGTGGATTCAAGATCCCGTTACCCAAAAGATTCTCAGTCATTTGCCTGTTTCCGAACACGCTGCACTTAAGCTTCTAGATTATTTTGAACAACCCGAACTGCGCCAACTTTTATCCGTACATTTCTATATTGATGACCAACTTTATGTTAGAGAAATAACAGAGGAAACAGCACTTTACGCTCAACGTTCGGGTATAAATCCTATTCCCGTGGGTGATTTGCGCCCCTTTTGTCACCGTAAACCCACAAAAATCTTAGCTTTGTGCGATGACAAAAGTGTCATCGAGCAGTTACTGGGGAATTTACGCCGCCAGTACACGCCAGCAGAACTGTATCTCACAACTTCTGTTGCTACATTCTTTGAAGCAACTCATCCTCTTGCCAATAAGGGACTTGGAGTGCGTTATTTAGCTGAAGAAGTGTTAGGGCTGCAAAGCGCGAACGTTATGACCGTGGGTGACAATTTTAACGATGCTGAAATGTTACAGTATGCTAGCATCGGTATCGCTATGGGCAATGCGCCAGAAGGAGTACAACGTTTAGCTCAATGGGTAGCTCCTGATGTAGAGGAAGATGGTGTAGCTGTTGCCATTGAGAAATTTTTACTTTCGTAAAAATCGTTCGTCCTTCGTCTTGAGTTGATAGTTGTTAGTTCTTGGTTGTTGTTTACTACCAACCACTAACCAAACAACTAAAAATCAGAAAGAGCACCGACGACTGGCCGTGTTTCGTCTCGGTGCTCTTGCTGGTTCGCTCCTCACACAAGAAAGAATGTACACCATTTTTTTTTGAGTGTCAATATTGTTTTGAGAAGTTTTAGATTTTTTACAAGATTGTTGGAAAGAGCCTCGGGAAAAGGGATTGCGAACTTTTTCTGCGCTCCTCAATCGAAGGGCTGCTTTTATAATTCTTGCGGGGCAAAAATACGAAACTTTTCTTCTAGTAAAAATTTCAACACAGTCTGAGTCACCATTACTAATCCAAGTCGCGCTTTTGCAAGTTCGGGAGAAGTTGTTTTGACCTCGCCGAAGATACGACACTGACCCCAAAAAGTTCCAAAAGCTTGACTGAGGTCTAACGCCGCTTTTTCCCAGTTGGCTGATTCAGGACGATGTTTCCAAAGAGAGTCACTTACAGGGCGAACGCAATCAAACAATTGGTCAGTCACTTTTACCAGTTGATTTATGAGACGGTAGGACGCTATTTGGTCAAATTGTAGTTTTTCGTCGCTGTCAAGCCAAGGAATAACATTGGGGATAAAAATATTTGACGAAACGATTTCATCTTCTTGACGTTTAATTAACCCCTCTTGTGTTGCTAAGCGCAAAAGGGAACAACATCGTGCAT
It encodes the following:
- a CDS encoding Cof-type HAD-IIB family hydrolase: MDFSATSNIQLLVLDVDGTIAGKSNTISAKVKQAIFAVQARGIQVAIATGRMYRSALRFHQEIRSNLPLIAYQGAWIQDPVTQKILSHLPVSEHAALKLLDYFEQPELRQLLSVHFYIDDQLYVREITEETALYAQRSGINPIPVGDLRPFCHRKPTKILALCDDKSVIEQLLGNLRRQYTPAELYLTTSVATFFEATHPLANKGLGVRYLAEEVLGLQSANVMTVGDNFNDAEMLQYASIGIAMGNAPEGVQRLAQWVAPDVEEDGVAVAIEKFLLS
- a CDS encoding DUF4114 domain-containing protein codes for the protein MINKNQLKKLIAAAATVAGVFSTVAPASASTFTWGDWTKTYEVQDKSTDTSGFQTLISEYQKYVQPESLAIPEDKLTKLDPTKLRLKNESNVRIWFLNEGATYKNQLAYEAVKGNNSQKGLLFNDVSCDISQAANSACQLGENPGTLDIGDYVELGKVAGGSQLNFFMKTDGFNNPDGPVYGADPTKNPDLLEHLVAYEIDDYLLIGFEDLPGPEGISSDRDFNDVVFVVDVGKDNIESVPEPATAMALLAASAAGVMTLRRRESTTNDQ
- a CDS encoding PEP-CTERM domain protein, producing MKNNRLTEVFSAIATVGTIFSSVVAPVNAASLTNTSEWNNLVANPVQSRTTDVSGFQTLIPQLQQFVQPEGIAIPENQVRRLDPSRLQLKSDSGVRVWFLNEGGFYRNQLAYETIQGSNYQANLIFQDVSCISGNNNNCEKPESNGTLNVGDYVDLGTISGGSQLNFWLRANGANPQDTGGTNPATNVKNIYGEDATQNPDGLDHIVAYQYNDYLLVGFEDLFGPEGSLEGGNGTIASDRDFNDVVFVVDIGKNNLDGKAYIPEPTSALAILGVGVVGLLKISRRRINSNQ